One stretch of Methanocellales archaeon DNA includes these proteins:
- a CDS encoding metallophosphoesterase family protein: protein MRLLAVADIHGNLSRIESILSRAGEVDAILVAGDITNFGPDEKAKEILDTLVAGCKNVMAVPGNCDPLSVQNVIQNSSVKNLHDSTLTLNDITFIGLGGSNPTPFGTPFELSEKEMKEILSRLMAKTSGRTVLLSHAPPRNTLDVTAHGNVGSKAIRDILNRLDLVICGHIHEKRGTQKVGNTLVVNPGPAAKGFAALITINKEIKAELIDLG from the coding sequence ATGAGACTACTGGCCGTAGCAGACATACATGGAAACCTCTCGAGGATCGAGTCAATTTTGAGTAGGGCAGGAGAAGTGGATGCAATCCTCGTAGCAGGAGACATAACCAATTTCGGTCCTGACGAAAAAGCCAAGGAGATTTTAGATACTTTAGTTGCAGGCTGTAAAAATGTGATGGCAGTTCCAGGAAATTGTGATCCCCTAAGTGTGCAGAATGTCATACAAAATTCCAGCGTGAAGAACCTCCACGATTCCACCCTCACACTAAACGATATAACGTTTATCGGACTGGGGGGATCGAATCCAACCCCTTTTGGAACGCCTTTCGAACTCTCTGAAAAGGAGATGAAGGAAATACTATCAAGGCTTATGGCAAAAACGAGTGGTCGAACCGTTTTATTGTCTCATGCACCTCCAAGAAATACTCTGGATGTCACAGCGCACGGAAATGTCGGCAGCAAGGCAATAAGGGATATACTGAATCGTTTGGATTTAGTCATATGTGGGCATATACATGAGAAGCGTGGTACTCAAAAGGTCGGAAACACATTGGTCGTGAATCCCGGGCCTGCTGCGAAAGGATTTGCAGCCCTTATCACCATCAACAAAGAGATTAAGGCAGAACTCATCGATCTAGGATGA
- the cyaB gene encoding class IV adenylate cyclase translates to MIEVEIKLPLKDKEVARRKLKELGAHPIGAEKQMDIYYNAPHRNLAETDEALRIRFSKDASLTYKGPKLDKMSKTREEIVVSIADADQTSAILKALGFDEVARITKHRETYRLNDFMIMIDNVFGLGTFMEIEASVPKEGDYRSAQDRIFGLLDRLGLKKEDTIRESYLELILDR, encoded by the coding sequence ATGATAGAAGTCGAAATCAAGTTGCCATTGAAAGATAAGGAAGTTGCGAGGCGCAAACTAAAGGAGTTAGGGGCACATCCAATCGGAGCGGAAAAACAGATGGATATATATTACAATGCGCCCCATCGCAATTTAGCCGAGACTGACGAGGCACTACGCATACGTTTTAGTAAAGATGCATCCCTGACATACAAAGGTCCGAAGTTGGACAAAATGAGCAAGACCCGCGAAGAGATAGTGGTGTCGATTGCAGACGCAGACCAAACCAGTGCGATCCTCAAGGCCCTTGGCTTCGATGAAGTTGCAAGGATCACCAAGCACAGAGAGACATATAGATTGAATGACTTTATGATCATGATCGATAATGTATTCGGCCTGGGAACCTTCATGGAAATAGAGGCTTCGGTGCCAAAAGAGGGTGACTATCGGTCTGCACAGGATCGCATTTTTGGGCTATTGGATCGATTGGGACTGAAAAAAGAGGATACAATACGCGAGTCATATTTAGAACTCATCCTAGATCGATGA
- a CDS encoding UPF0179 family protein, giving the protein MNIIKVTLIGTRLAKVGIEFVFNGPTSECEGCRLKNTCMNLDIGRRYQVVSTRDTHHECPLHDGGVYVVEVTETPTIVTIESRKALEGSKISFNPPRCDKNTCSIYDLCHPLWLRPGDKCTIHSVLGEPPENCANGLALRLVELKRE; this is encoded by the coding sequence ATGAATATTATAAAAGTAACACTTATTGGAACGCGATTGGCAAAAGTTGGGATTGAATTCGTCTTCAATGGCCCGACCAGTGAATGTGAGGGGTGCAGGCTCAAAAACACTTGTATGAATTTGGATATCGGAAGGCGATACCAAGTAGTAAGTACGAGAGACACACACCATGAATGTCCACTACATGATGGGGGCGTTTATGTCGTAGAGGTGACGGAGACCCCTACGATAGTAACCATAGAGTCAAGGAAAGCGCTTGAAGGCTCAAAAATATCTTTTAATCCACCAAGATGTGACAAGAATACCTGCAGTATCTATGATCTTTGCCACCCACTCTGGCTTCGCCCTGGAGATAAATGCACGATCCATAGCGTACTGGGTGAGCCACCGGAGAATTGCGCTAATGGACTCGCACTTAGATTGGTAGAGCTGAAAAGGGAATAG
- a CDS encoding arsenite methyltransferase, with protein MVKIRKEEIKKVVRDGYANIAKQNSSCCTPANSCCCNADLAHDMSNRIGYTDEELKAVPENSNLGLGCGNPVAIASLQEGETVLDLGSGAGFDCFLAANKVGTNGRVIGVDMTPEMVEKARENARKDNYENVEFRLGEIENLPVADNSVDVVISNCVINLSPDKERVFREAFRVLKPDGRLMISDMVLLKELPDFIKNSVEAYIGCLSGAVMRDDYIEDIKRAGFQDIRIIDEKSSPLDYIFNDANSIIEMGIPPEKMKEVSSSVISIKVSGIKPNAKY; from the coding sequence ATGGTCAAAATTAGAAAAGAAGAAATAAAGAAAGTCGTAAGAGACGGCTATGCCAATATTGCGAAGCAGAATAGTTCATGTTGTACTCCTGCGAATTCGTGCTGTTGTAACGCTGATTTAGCCCACGATATGAGCAATAGGATAGGATATACCGATGAAGAACTTAAAGCGGTTCCCGAAAATTCAAATTTGGGCCTTGGTTGCGGGAATCCCGTTGCTATTGCTTCTTTACAAGAAGGCGAAACCGTTCTTGATCTTGGCTCAGGTGCAGGGTTCGACTGTTTTCTTGCTGCCAACAAAGTTGGTACAAACGGAAGAGTTATTGGCGTGGACATGACTCCAGAGATGGTCGAAAAGGCAAGAGAGAACGCTAGGAAAGATAACTATGAAAATGTGGAGTTCAGGCTTGGGGAGATTGAAAATCTGCCTGTTGCTGATAACTCTGTCGATGTGGTCATCTCCAACTGCGTGATCAACCTCTCGCCTGATAAAGAACGGGTCTTCAGGGAAGCTTTCAGGGTGCTAAAGCCAGATGGAAGGCTGATGATATCGGACATGGTTTTGTTAAAGGAGCTTCCAGATTTTATAAAGAACTCAGTCGAGGCGTATATCGGCTGTCTTTCTGGAGCAGTGATGAGGGATGACTATATAGAAGACATAAAAAGGGCAGGATTTCAAGACATCAGGATAATTGATGAAAAATCGTCCCCTCTCGATTACATATTTAATGACGCGAATTCAATCATCGAGATGGGAATACCGCCTGAAAAAATGAAGGAAGTTTCAAGTTCGGTTATAAGCATAAAGGTTTCTGGGATCAAGCCGAATGCAAAATATTGA
- a CDS encoding peptidylprolyl isomerase, which translates to MPIKNGNFIKITYTGRLENGEIFDTTDEKVAKEFGIFNENAKYGANMIVVGSGHVLKGLDEDVVGKEVGYKGSVQISPEKGFGERDPALVETAMVSKFEERPYPGMRVSINGRVGTVETVIGRRARVDFNHPLAGETLTYEYSIDEKLKGTKAKMEGLIHLYANADLDVEIEGDVATVIVPYALSFDQRWLVSKQRIANEMFSNTSLQEVRYLEKHVAPKVEKKAKKNIEGGKDSTEEGQ; encoded by the coding sequence ATGCCGATCAAGAATGGAAACTTCATCAAAATAACGTATACGGGGCGATTGGAGAACGGAGAGATCTTTGATACTACTGATGAAAAGGTTGCAAAAGAATTTGGCATCTTCAATGAAAATGCTAAATATGGGGCTAATATGATCGTGGTTGGTTCAGGGCATGTCCTAAAGGGGCTGGATGAAGATGTAGTTGGGAAGGAGGTCGGATACAAGGGCAGTGTTCAAATCTCCCCGGAGAAGGGATTTGGTGAGAGGGACCCTGCTTTGGTTGAAACTGCCATGGTATCTAAGTTTGAGGAGAGGCCCTATCCGGGAATGCGGGTTAGCATCAATGGTAGAGTGGGTACTGTGGAGACTGTGATCGGTCGTAGAGCTAGAGTTGACTTCAATCATCCCTTGGCTGGGGAGACTTTGACATACGAATATAGCATAGATGAGAAATTGAAGGGTACAAAGGCCAAGATGGAAGGATTGATACATTTGTATGCAAATGCCGATCTCGATGTTGAAATTGAGGGTGATGTAGCAACGGTGATAGTGCCATATGCTTTATCATTTGATCAACGTTGGTTAGTGTCAAAACAAAGAATCGCTAATGAGATGTTCTCTAATACCAGTTTACAAGAAGTCAGATATCTGGAAAAGCACGTTGCTCCAAAAGTTGAGAAGAAGGCTAAAAAGAATATTGAGGGTGGAAAGGACAGCACAGAAGAAGGACAATAA